From Pseudomonas sp. G.S.17, the proteins below share one genomic window:
- the xdhB gene encoding xanthine dehydrogenase molybdopterin binding subunit produces the protein MSNHPAAKTQAEMIALFQQDLTTGVGRSVKHDSADKHVSGEAVYIDDRLEFPNQLHVYARLSDRAHARIVSVDVTPCYAFEGVRIAITHEDIPGLKDIGPLLPGDPLLAIDKVEFVGQPVIAVAARTLDIAREAAMAAVIEYEDLEPVLDVVEALRNKHFVLDSHTHQRGDSAGALAAAAHRIQGNLHIGGQEHFYLETQISSVMPAEDGGMIVYCSTQNPTEVQKLVAEVLDVSMNKIVVDMRRMGGGFGGKETQAASPACLCAVVARLTGQPTKMRLPRVEDMLMTGKRHPFYIEYDVGFDDNGRLHGIQLELAGNCGYSPDLSASIVDRAMFHADNSYYLGDATINGHRCKTNTASNTAYRGFGGPQGMVAIEEVMDAIARHLGKDPLQVRKANYYGKTERNVTHYYQTVEHNMLEEMTAELEESSQYAARREAIRAYNANSPILKKGLALTPVKFGISFTASFLNQAGALIHIYTDGSIHLNHGGTEMGQGLNVKVAQVVAEVFQVDIERIQITATNTDKVPNTSPTAASSGADLNGKAAQNAAQILKQRLVEFAARHFKVEEADVDFRNGHVRAGEQILSFESLAQLAWMGQVSLSSTGYYKTPKIFYDRSQARGRPFYYFAFGAACTEVIVDTLTGEYKMLRTDILHDVGASLNPAIDIGQVEGGYIQGMGWLTTEELVWNAKGKLMTNGPAGYKIPAVADMPLDLRVKLVENRKNPEDTVFHSKAVGEPPFMLGIAAWCAIKDAVASLADYRYQPKIDAPATPERVLWGCEQMRALNSATTAPVGADLSAKRPVHST, from the coding sequence ATGTCTAACCATCCAGCAGCAAAAACCCAGGCGGAAATGATCGCCCTGTTTCAGCAGGACCTGACCACCGGCGTCGGGCGCAGCGTCAAGCATGACAGCGCCGACAAACATGTGTCCGGCGAAGCGGTGTATATCGATGACCGCCTGGAATTCCCCAATCAATTGCATGTGTACGCGCGCCTGTCCGACCGTGCCCACGCGCGCATCGTCAGCGTCGACGTCACGCCCTGCTACGCCTTCGAAGGCGTGCGCATTGCAATCACTCACGAAGACATTCCCGGCCTGAAAGACATCGGCCCGCTGTTGCCCGGCGATCCTCTTCTGGCCATCGACAAGGTGGAATTCGTCGGCCAGCCAGTGATTGCCGTTGCTGCGCGCACTCTGGACATCGCCCGCGAGGCGGCGATGGCGGCAGTCATTGAATATGAAGACCTTGAACCGGTGCTGGATGTGGTCGAGGCGCTGCGCAACAAACATTTCGTGCTCGACAGCCACACCCATCAACGGGGTGATTCCGCTGGCGCGCTGGCCGCTGCGGCGCATCGCATTCAGGGCAATCTGCATATCGGCGGCCAGGAGCATTTTTATCTGGAAACGCAGATTTCCTCGGTGATGCCCGCCGAAGATGGCGGCATGATCGTCTACTGTTCGACGCAAAACCCCACCGAAGTGCAAAAGCTGGTCGCTGAAGTGCTTGATGTGTCGATGAACAAGATCGTCGTCGACATGCGTCGCATGGGCGGCGGTTTTGGCGGCAAGGAAACCCAGGCCGCAAGCCCGGCGTGCTTATGCGCCGTAGTCGCACGCTTGACCGGGCAGCCGACCAAGATGCGCTTGCCTCGGGTCGAAGACATGCTGATGACCGGCAAACGCCATCCGTTCTATATCGAGTACGACGTTGGCTTTGATGACAACGGGCGTTTGCATGGCATTCAGCTGGAGCTGGCCGGTAACTGCGGTTATTCGCCGGACCTTTCGGCGTCGATTGTCGATCGGGCGATGTTCCATGCCGACAACTCGTATTACCTGGGCGACGCCACCATCAATGGCCACCGCTGTAAGACCAACACCGCATCGAACACCGCGTATCGCGGCTTCGGCGGGCCGCAAGGCATGGTTGCCATCGAAGAAGTGATGGACGCCATCGCCCGCCACCTGGGCAAAGACCCGCTGCAAGTGCGCAAGGCCAATTACTACGGCAAGACCGAGCGCAACGTTACCCACTATTACCAGACCGTCGAGCACAACATGCTCGAAGAGATGACCGCCGAACTGGAGGAAAGCAGCCAGTACGCGGCGCGGCGCGAAGCCATTCGTGCCTACAACGCCAACAGCCCGATCCTCAAGAAAGGCCTGGCGCTGACGCCGGTGAAGTTCGGCATTTCGTTTACCGCCAGTTTTCTCAATCAGGCCGGCGCGCTGATCCATATCTACACCGACGGCAGCATTCACCTGAACCACGGCGGCACGGAAATGGGCCAGGGCTTGAACGTCAAGGTTGCGCAAGTCGTCGCCGAGGTGTTTCAGGTCGACATTGAGCGCATTCAGATCACCGCAACCAACACCGACAAAGTGCCGAATACTTCGCCGACTGCCGCGTCCAGTGGCGCTGACCTGAACGGCAAGGCAGCGCAGAACGCGGCCCAAATCCTCAAGCAGCGGCTGGTGGAATTCGCAGCCAGGCACTTCAAGGTCGAGGAAGCGGACGTGGATTTCCGCAACGGCCATGTTCGCGCCGGGGAGCAGATCCTGTCGTTCGAATCCCTCGCGCAACTGGCGTGGATGGGTCAGGTGTCGCTGTCCAGCACTGGCTATTACAAGACGCCGAAGATTTTCTACGACCGCAGTCAGGCCCGCGGGCGGCCGTTCTATTACTTCGCGTTTGGCGCCGCCTGCACCGAAGTGATCGTCGACACCCTGACCGGCGAATACAAAATGTTGCGCACCGACATCCTGCATGACGTCGGCGCCTCGCTGAACCCGGCCATTGATATCGGCCAGGTCGAAGGTGGTTACATTCAGGGCATGGGTTGGCTGACCACTGAAGAGCTGGTCTGGAATGCCAAGGGCAAACTGATGACCAATGGCCCGGCGGGCTACAAGATTCCGGCCGTGGCGGACATGCCGCTGGACCTGCGGGTCAAGCTGGTGGAAAACCGCAAGAATCCGGAAGACACCGTGTTCCATTCCAAGGCCGTTGGCGAACCGCCGTTCATGCTGGGCATTGCGGCGTGGTGTGCAATCAAGGACGCGGTGGCGAGCCTTGCGGATTATCGCTATCAACCGAAAATCGACGCACCCGCCACGCCGGAGCGGGTGTTGTGGGGGTGTGAGCAGATGCGGGCGTTGAATAGTGCGACGACAGCCCCCGTAGGAGCGGATTTATCCGCGAAGAGGCCGGTACATTCAACATAG
- the xdhA gene encoding xanthine dehydrogenase small subunit: MIQFLLNNELRTEQALDPNMTVLNYLREHLHKPGTKEGCASGDCGACTVVVGELANDEQGEQSLRYRSLNSCLTFVASLHGKQLISVEDLKHQGQLHSVQQAMVDCHGSQCGFCTPGFVMSLFALQKNSIQADSHQAYEALAGNLCRCTGYRPILAAAKQSCANRQPDQFDQRQAETIARLRAIAPTQTGELNSGDKRCLVPLTVADLAQLYESYPQARLLAGGTDLALEVTQFHRPLPVMIYVGNVADLKRIEHFDDRLEIGAATSLTDCYAALTAEYPDFGELLQRFASLQIRNQGTLGGNIGNASPIGDSPPLLIALGAHIVLRKGDTRRTLALEDYFIDYRVTARQESEFIEKIIVPKANTRQAFRAYKVSKRLDDDISAVCAAFRLHIENGAIADARVAFGGMAAIPKRAAACEQALIGAPWTSATVERACAALAEDFTPLSDFRASKEYRLLSAQNLLRKYFIELQSPHIETRVTDYV; the protein is encoded by the coding sequence GTGATCCAATTTCTTTTAAACAACGAGCTGCGCACCGAGCAGGCTCTGGACCCGAACATGACGGTCCTCAATTACCTGCGCGAACACCTGCACAAACCCGGCACCAAGGAAGGTTGCGCCAGCGGTGATTGCGGGGCCTGCACGGTGGTGGTCGGTGAACTGGCCAATGATGAGCAAGGCGAACAGAGCCTGCGTTATCGCAGCCTGAATTCGTGCCTGACCTTCGTGGCTTCGCTGCACGGCAAACAACTGATCAGCGTTGAAGACCTCAAACATCAAGGCCAACTGCACAGCGTTCAACAAGCCATGGTCGATTGCCACGGCTCGCAATGCGGGTTTTGCACGCCCGGTTTTGTGATGTCGCTGTTTGCCCTGCAAAAGAACAGCATCCAGGCCGATTCGCATCAGGCCTACGAAGCGCTGGCCGGCAATCTTTGCCGCTGCACCGGTTATCGGCCGATCCTCGCGGCCGCCAAGCAATCCTGCGCCAATCGTCAGCCTGACCAGTTCGATCAGCGCCAGGCCGAAACCATCGCCCGCCTGCGCGCCATTGCGCCCACGCAAACCGGCGAGCTGAACAGCGGCGACAAGCGCTGTCTGGTGCCGCTGACGGTCGCCGATCTGGCGCAACTTTATGAGTCTTACCCGCAAGCACGGCTGCTGGCGGGCGGTACCGATCTGGCGCTGGAAGTCACCCAGTTTCATCGTCCGCTGCCGGTGATGATCTACGTCGGCAATGTCGCCGATTTGAAGCGCATCGAACATTTCGACGACCGGCTGGAGATCGGCGCAGCGACGTCGCTGACCGACTGTTACGCCGCGCTGACTGCCGAGTACCCGGACTTCGGCGAACTGCTGCAGCGCTTCGCCTCGTTGCAGATTCGCAATCAGGGCACGTTGGGCGGCAATATCGGCAATGCCTCGCCGATTGGCGACTCGCCACCGCTACTGATTGCCCTCGGCGCGCACATCGTGTTGCGCAAGGGCGACACGCGTCGCACCCTGGCGCTGGAAGACTACTTCATCGATTACCGGGTCACCGCGCGTCAGGAAAGCGAGTTCATCGAGAAGATCATCGTGCCCAAGGCCAACACCAGGCAGGCATTCCGCGCCTATAAAGTGTCGAAACGGCTGGACGACGATATTTCTGCGGTGTGCGCGGCATTCCGGCTGCACATCGAGAACGGTGCCATTGCCGATGCGCGAGTGGCTTTCGGCGGCATGGCGGCGATCCCGAAACGCGCGGCGGCCTGTGAACAAGCGCTGATCGGCGCGCCCTGGACCAGCGCCACGGTGGAGCGCGCCTGCGCGGCGCTGGCGGAAGATTTCACGCCGCTGTCGGATTTTCGCGCCAGCAAGGAATATCGCTTGTTGAGTGCGCAGAACCTGCTGCGCAAATACTTCATCGAGCTGCAATCACCGCACATCGAAACGCGGGTGACTGATTATGTCTAA
- a CDS encoding GntR family transcriptional regulator, with protein sequence MTFKAPDSLAEQIAHHLAERIIRGELKPGERIQEQKVTLALNVSRGSVREALLILERRHLVAILPRRGAQVTELNAHNVQSLCTLMSELYILLALAVADRWQEPADLAPFLQIQQRLIASFERGDVKTFVEDSFNVMRAAFPFADNPYLQETVENLQPSMSRSYYLALEQRKAEMSEYLTLFAQLLDAVVARDAVQIRVVLTRYGQRSCQLVLSALGAS encoded by the coding sequence ATGACGTTCAAGGCGCCGGATAGCCTCGCCGAGCAAATCGCTCACCATCTTGCCGAGCGCATCATCCGTGGCGAACTCAAGCCCGGGGAGCGTATTCAGGAACAAAAGGTCACGCTGGCGCTGAACGTCAGCCGTGGCTCGGTGCGCGAAGCATTGCTGATTCTTGAACGCCGCCATCTGGTGGCGATCCTGCCGCGCCGTGGCGCACAGGTTACCGAACTCAATGCGCATAACGTGCAGAGCCTCTGCACGCTGATGAGCGAGTTGTACATTCTGCTCGCCCTGGCCGTGGCTGATCGCTGGCAGGAGCCGGCCGATCTCGCGCCGTTCCTGCAGATCCAGCAGCGCCTGATTGCCAGTTTCGAGCGCGGCGACGTCAAGACGTTCGTCGAAGACAGCTTCAATGTCATGCGCGCCGCGTTCCCGTTCGCCGACAATCCGTATCTGCAGGAAACCGTCGAGAATCTGCAGCCTTCCATGAGCCGCAGCTATTACCTGGCGCTGGAGCAACGCAAGGCGGAGATGAGCGAATACCTGACGCTGTTCGCGCAGTTGCTGGATGCTGTTGTCGCCCGTGATGCCGTGCAGATTCGCGTCGTGCTGACCCGCTACGGCCAGCGCAGTTGCCAATTGGTGCTGTCGGCGCTGGGAGCGAGCTGA
- the smc gene encoding chromosome segregation protein SMC produces the protein MRLKCIKLAGFKSFVDPTTVNFPSNMAAVVGPNGCGKSNIIDAVRWVMGESSAKNLRGESMTDVIFNGSTTRKPVSQASIELVFDNSDGTLVGEYASYAEISIRRKVTRDSQNSYYLNGTKCRRRDITDIFLGTGLGPRSYSIIEQGMISKLIEAKPEDLRNFIEEAAGISKYKERRRETENRIRRTHENLARLTDLREELERQLERLHRQAQAAEKYQEYKGEERQLKAQLSALRWQALNDQVGQREAVIGNQEVGFEALVADQRSADASIERLRDGHHDLSERFNLVQGRFYSVGGDIARIEQSIQHGQQRLRQLQDDLREAERARLETESHLGHDRTLLATLGEELEMLEPEQEMTSAAAEESAASLEDAETVMHGWQEQWETFNQRSAEPRRQAEVQQSRIQQLEQSMERLGERQRRLGEERQLLAAAPEDAVILELSEDLATREMTLEELHIGEEQAVERVEQLRSELQQANQAQQQAQGELQRLNGRLASLEALQQAALDPDTGTAEWLREHDLAERPRLAEGLQVEAGWELAVETVLGADLQAVLVDDFDGLDLAGFQQGDLRLVNPAADAVRIPGSLLEKVDSAMDLSIWLGQVKPVATLDDALAQRAQLAAGQSLISRDGYWVGRHFLRVRRASEAQSGVLARGQELQRLGLERDEREATLAALEEQLLTLREQQSLQEEAREQLRRRVQDETRQQSELTAQLSAAKAKVEQLTLRRTRLDEELAELGEQRAIEHESLGESRLQLQDALDAMALDTEQRELLQAQRDSLRERLDRVRQEARQHKDHAHQLAVRLGSLRAQHDSTRQALERLEMQSERLTEKREQLNLNLEEGEAPLEELRLKLEELLERRMVVDDEMRTAKIALEDADRELRDAEKRRTQAEQQSQLLRGQLEQQRMEWQSLTVRRKTLQDQLLEDGYDLHGVLATLTPEANEKDAEEELERIGARIQRLGAINLAAIDEYQQQSERKRYLDAQNADLVEALDTLENVIRKIDKETRNRFKETFDQINSGIQALFPKVFGGGSAYLELTGEDLLDTGVTIMARPPGKKNSTIHLLSGGEKALTALALVFAIFKLNPAPFCMLDEVDAPLDDANVGRYARLVKEMSQTVQFIYITHNKIAMEMADQLMGVTMHEPGCSRLVAVDVEEAMALVDA, from the coding sequence ATGCGCCTGAAGTGCATCAAGCTGGCGGGGTTCAAGTCCTTCGTCGACCCCACCACGGTGAACTTCCCCAGCAACATGGCGGCAGTCGTAGGCCCTAACGGCTGCGGCAAATCCAATATCATCGACGCCGTGCGCTGGGTCATGGGCGAAAGCTCGGCCAAGAACCTGCGCGGCGAGTCGATGACCGATGTCATCTTCAACGGCTCCACGACCCGCAAACCGGTCAGCCAGGCGAGCATCGAGCTGGTGTTCGATAACTCCGATGGCACGCTGGTGGGCGAATACGCCAGCTACGCGGAAATTTCCATTCGCCGCAAAGTGACCCGCGACAGTCAGAACAGCTATTACCTGAACGGCACCAAGTGCCGTCGCCGGGACATCACCGACATCTTCCTCGGCACCGGCCTGGGCCCGCGCAGCTACTCGATCATCGAGCAGGGCATGATCTCCAAGCTGATCGAAGCCAAGCCTGAGGACCTGCGTAATTTCATTGAAGAAGCGGCCGGCATCTCCAAGTACAAGGAGCGCCGCCGCGAAACAGAAAACCGCATTCGTCGCACCCACGAAAACCTCGCCCGCCTGACCGACCTGCGCGAAGAGCTGGAGCGTCAGCTCGAACGCTTGCATCGCCAGGCCCAGGCCGCCGAGAAATATCAGGAATACAAAGGCGAAGAACGCCAGCTCAAGGCCCAGTTGTCGGCCTTGCGCTGGCAGGCGTTGAACGATCAGGTCGGCCAGCGCGAAGCGGTGATCGGCAATCAGGAAGTGGGTTTCGAAGCGTTGGTCGCTGACCAACGCAGCGCCGATGCGAGCATTGAGCGCCTTCGAGACGGGCATCACGACCTGTCCGAGCGATTCAATCTGGTGCAGGGTCGCTTTTATTCGGTGGGCGGCGACATTGCGCGGATCGAGCAAAGCATCCAGCACGGCCAGCAGCGCTTGCGCCAATTGCAGGACGACCTGCGCGAAGCCGAGCGCGCGCGGCTGGAAACCGAATCGCATCTGGGGCACGACCGCACCTTGCTGGCGACCTTGGGCGAAGAGCTGGAAATGCTTGAGCCCGAACAGGAAATGACCAGCGCCGCCGCCGAGGAATCCGCTGCGTCCCTGGAAGACGCAGAAACCGTGATGCATGGCTGGCAGGAGCAATGGGAGACCTTCAACCAACGCTCTGCCGAACCCCGGCGTCAGGCCGAAGTGCAGCAATCGCGCATCCAGCAGCTGGAACAGAGCATGGAACGCCTGGGCGAGCGTCAGCGGCGTCTGGGCGAAGAGCGTCAGTTGCTCGCTGCGGCGCCGGAAGATGCGGTGATCCTCGAACTCAGCGAAGACCTCGCCACCCGGGAAATGACCCTCGAAGAGCTGCACATCGGCGAAGAACAGGCCGTTGAACGTGTCGAGCAGCTGCGCAGCGAACTGCAACAGGCCAATCAGGCCCAGCAACAGGCCCAGGGCGAACTGCAACGTCTCAATGGCCGATTGGCGTCGCTGGAAGCCTTGCAACAAGCGGCTTTGGACCCTGACACCGGCACCGCTGAATGGCTGCGCGAACACGATTTGGCCGAGCGCCCGCGTCTGGCTGAAGGCTTGCAGGTCGAGGCGGGCTGGGAGCTGGCGGTGGAAACCGTGCTCGGTGCCGATTTGCAGGCGGTCCTGGTGGATGACTTCGACGGGCTGGATCTGGCCGGTTTCCAGCAAGGCGACTTGCGTCTGGTTAATCCAGCGGCCGACGCCGTGCGCATCCCCGGCAGCCTGCTGGAAAAGGTCGACAGCGCCATGGACCTGTCGATCTGGCTCGGCCAGGTCAAACCTGTGGCAACCCTTGACGACGCCTTGGCCCAGCGCGCGCAGCTTGCCGCCGGACAAAGCCTGATCAGTCGCGATGGTTATTGGGTCGGTCGGCATTTCCTGCGGGTCCGGCGCGCCAGTGAAGCGCAAAGCGGTGTGCTGGCCCGTGGTCAGGAATTGCAGCGCCTGGGCCTTGAGCGCGACGAGCGCGAAGCGACCCTGGCCGCCCTTGAAGAACAATTGCTGACCTTGCGCGAACAACAGTCGTTGCAGGAAGAAGCCCGGGAACAGCTGCGCCGTCGTGTGCAGGACGAAACCCGGCAACAGAGCGAACTCACTGCGCAGCTGTCGGCGGCCAAGGCCAAGGTCGAGCAACTGACCTTGCGCCGCACGCGTCTGGACGAAGAGCTGGCCGAACTGGGCGAGCAGCGCGCCATCGAACATGAAAGCCTTGGCGAATCGCGCCTGCAATTGCAGGACGCGCTGGACGCCATGGCGCTGGATACCGAACAGCGCGAGCTGCTTCAGGCCCAGCGCGACAGCTTGCGTGAACGTCTGGATCGCGTCCGTCAGGAAGCCCGGCAACACAAGGATCATGCCCATCAGTTGGCAGTTCGTCTGGGTTCGCTACGCGCGCAGCATGATTCCACGCGCCAGGCGCTGGAGCGGCTGGAAATGCAATCCGAGCGCCTGACCGAAAAGCGCGAGCAACTGAACCTGAATCTGGAGGAGGGCGAAGCGCCTCTGGAAGAGCTGCGGCTCAAGCTTGAAGAACTGCTTGAACGGCGCATGGTCGTCGACGACGAAATGCGTACCGCGAAAATCGCCCTGGAAGACGCCGACCGGGAATTGCGCGACGCCGAAAAACGTCGGACCCAGGCTGAACAGCAATCCCAGTTGCTGCGCGGTCAGCTGGAACAGCAACGCATGGAATGGCAGTCGCTCACGGTGCGGCGCAAAACCTTGCAGGATCAATTGCTTGAAGACGGTTACGACTTGCACGGCGTCCTCGCGACGCTCACGCCAGAAGCCAACGAAAAAGACGCTGAAGAAGAACTGGAACGCATCGGTGCGCGGATTCAGCGTCTGGGCGCGATCAACCTCGCGGCGATTGATGAGTATCAGCAGCAGTCCGAACGCAAACGCTATCTGGACGCACAAAACGCCGATCTGGTGGAAGCGCTGGATACGCTGGAAAACGTGATTCGCAAGATCGACAAGGAGACTCGTAACCGCTTCAAAGAGACCTTCGATCAGATAAATAGCGGAATTCAGGCACTTTTCCCAAAAGTTTTCGGTGGTGGCTCTGCTTATTTGGAACTGACGGGCGAAGATTTACTCGATACAGGGGTGACAATCATGGCGCGTCCCCCAGGCAAGAAGAACAGCACCATTCATTTGTTGTCTGGTGGCGAGAAAGCCTTGACCGCGTTGGCTCTGGTTTTTGCCATTTTCAAACTCAATCCGGCACCGTTCTGCATGCTCGACGAAGTGGATGCACCGCTGGACGATGCGAACGTCGGACGTTATGCCAGACTGGTTAAGGAGATGTCGCAGACCGTGCAGTTCATTTACATCACCCACAACAAGATCGCCATGGAAATGGCTGATCAACTAATGGGTGTAACCATGCACGAGCCGGGCTGTTCGCGGCTGGTGGCGGTAGACGTTGAGGAGGCAATGGCATTGGTAGATGCCTGA
- the zipA gene encoding cell division protein ZipA produces MEIGLREWLIVIGIIVIAGILFDGWRRMRGGKGKLKFRLDRSFSNLPDDDETSSAEVLGPPRVLDTHKEPQLDEHDLPSMSASPRDNKRSNKRKDEPQQGDLNLDLDGPSLFTGRDDEFPDDKPKQRITEDKDLPPVEEVLVISVIARDESGFKGPALLQNILESGLRFGEMDIFHRHESMAGNGEVLFSMANAVKPGVFDLDDIDHFSTRAVSFFLGLPGPRHPKQAFDLMVAAARKLAHELNGELKDDQRSVMTAQTIEHYRQRIVEFERRALTQRR; encoded by the coding sequence ATGGAAATCGGTCTGCGCGAGTGGCTGATCGTCATCGGCATTATTGTCATTGCCGGTATTCTTTTCGATGGCTGGCGCCGTATGCGCGGCGGCAAAGGTAAATTGAAATTCAGGCTCGACCGGAGCTTTTCCAACCTGCCGGACGATGATGAAACTTCGTCCGCCGAGGTGCTTGGTCCGCCGCGCGTGCTGGATACCCACAAGGAACCGCAACTGGACGAGCACGACCTGCCGTCGATGAGCGCCAGCCCGCGTGACAACAAACGCAGCAACAAGCGCAAGGACGAGCCGCAACAGGGCGACCTGAACCTCGACCTGGACGGCCCGAGCCTGTTTACCGGGCGCGACGACGAGTTCCCGGACGACAAGCCCAAGCAGCGCATCACCGAAGACAAGGATTTGCCACCGGTGGAAGAAGTGCTGGTGATCAGCGTGATTGCCCGTGACGAGAGCGGCTTCAAAGGTCCGGCCCTGCTGCAGAACATTCTGGAAAGCGGCCTGCGTTTCGGCGAAATGGACATTTTCCATCGTCACGAAAGCATGGCGGGTAACGGCGAAGTGCTGTTCTCCATGGCCAATGCGGTCAAGCCGGGTGTTTTCGATCTGGACGATATCGACCATTTCAGCACCCGCGCCGTGAGCTTCTTCCTTGGCTTGCCGGGCCCGCGTCATCCGAAGCAGGCTTTTGATCTCATGGTCGCTGCTGCTCGCAAGCTGGCTCATGAACTCAACGGTGAACTCAAAGACGACCAGCGTAGCGTCATGACCGCGCAGACCATCGAGCATTATCGTCAGCGCATCGTGGAATTCGAACGCCGCGCGTTGACCCAGCGTCGTTGA